One genomic segment of Gemmatimonadaceae bacterium includes these proteins:
- a CDS encoding response regulator transcription factor, with protein sequence MDKAASILIIDDEPQIRSAVRNALREVADHIGEAATGAEGLNAAAAERPELVVLDLGLPDSAGVDVCRELRRLLASPIIVLSARHSEDEKVLLLNAGADDYVTKPFSVLELAARARAQLRRARTAAPATPAPITLHGLTVDPVTRRVDRDGRQIHLTPIEWQILSTLVSAGGRTLTHQQIFDAVWSRQFGSPQQYLRVHITNLRRKIENDPASPRIVITEPGVGYRADVMR encoded by the coding sequence ATGGACAAGGCCGCCAGCATTCTGATTATCGACGACGAGCCGCAGATTCGCAGTGCGGTTCGCAACGCCCTCCGTGAAGTTGCTGACCACATCGGCGAAGCCGCGACAGGGGCCGAAGGGCTGAACGCCGCCGCCGCCGAGCGACCAGAGCTCGTCGTGCTCGACCTGGGACTCCCCGATTCAGCGGGCGTCGACGTCTGCCGCGAGCTGCGCCGCTTACTCGCGTCGCCGATCATTGTCCTGTCGGCCCGCCACTCGGAGGATGAGAAAGTCTTACTCCTCAATGCCGGCGCCGACGACTACGTTACCAAGCCGTTCAGCGTCCTCGAGCTCGCGGCGCGGGCTCGAGCACAGTTGCGGCGAGCGCGGACGGCGGCGCCGGCGACGCCGGCGCCCATCACGCTTCATGGACTGACTGTCGATCCGGTCACGCGCCGAGTCGATCGCGATGGCCGGCAGATTCACCTGACTCCGATCGAGTGGCAGATTTTGAGCACGCTCGTGAGCGCCGGCGGCCGCACACTCACCCACCAGCAGATCTTCGATGCGGTGTGGAGCCGGCAATTTGGCAGCCCGCAGCAATATTTGCGCGTGCACATCACGAACCTCCGGCGAAAGATCGAGAACGATCCGGCGTCACCGCGGATCGTCATCACCGAGCCGGGCGTCGGCTATCGCGCCGACGTCATGCGTTGA
- a CDS encoding ATP-binding protein — MTSTISTHSGTPPLGGRLRRVLHRVDEIRLHVSRPALVWLFWIVILAAATLAMFSVQGRIEQAHVVLIYLLIVLGASASAGRALGFALAFVAFFLIDYLFQQPYYDFFNDKPLDFFVLVAFLTTAIVATQLLARAQEQAREARARAIEVTSLSQLASETLNVGRAEDALVKMVDVIQSTLGVASCTIWPWMPDRGFGESITRDGIDVRRRDPDTLVHRAAERGEPLSLAVNGALGAEAAAPGTRELFLPLGVKTGVVGVLVLSDDKPIVFNPPKQRFLAALTYYAALGIERAQLVREAEHAAALREADKMKDNLLASVSHDLRTPLTTIKALAQTAALRGDTAAAAIEEQADRLTRFVGDLLDLSRMKGDAFRAALDINTAEDLIGAAQRQAQGLLSEGRTIRTVVDLESPALVGRFDFTHALRIVGNLLENALRYTKPGGSVELGVRRDGDWLVFTVADRGPGIPATETDRIFEAFNRHADATPDVGRAGLGLSIARRLAEIQQGSLVYEPRPGGGSVFVLRLPAVDLEGA; from the coding sequence GTGACCAGCACCATCTCCACGCACAGCGGGACGCCCCCACTCGGCGGTCGCCTTCGCCGTGTGCTGCATCGCGTCGACGAGATCCGGCTCCATGTCAGCCGGCCTGCACTCGTCTGGCTGTTCTGGATCGTCATCCTTGCCGCCGCGACGCTGGCCATGTTCTCGGTACAGGGCCGAATCGAACAGGCGCACGTCGTTCTGATCTATCTCCTTATTGTGCTCGGGGCGAGCGCGAGTGCCGGCCGCGCGCTCGGCTTCGCGCTCGCCTTCGTAGCATTTTTTCTCATCGATTACCTGTTCCAACAGCCGTACTACGACTTCTTCAACGACAAGCCGCTCGATTTTTTTGTTCTCGTTGCCTTCCTGACGACGGCGATTGTCGCGACGCAATTGCTCGCCCGGGCACAGGAGCAGGCACGAGAGGCTCGCGCGCGCGCCATCGAGGTGACCTCGCTGTCGCAGCTCGCGTCGGAGACGCTCAACGTCGGTCGCGCCGAGGACGCGCTCGTGAAGATGGTCGACGTTATCCAGTCGACACTTGGCGTCGCGTCCTGCACGATCTGGCCGTGGATGCCGGATCGCGGCTTCGGCGAGAGCATAACGAGAGACGGTATCGACGTGCGACGTCGCGATCCCGACACCCTCGTCCATCGTGCCGCCGAGCGGGGTGAGCCGCTCTCGCTCGCCGTCAACGGCGCCCTCGGCGCCGAGGCCGCCGCGCCGGGCACCCGTGAGCTCTTTCTTCCGTTAGGCGTCAAGACGGGCGTCGTCGGCGTCCTCGTCCTCTCCGACGACAAGCCGATCGTTTTCAATCCGCCGAAGCAACGTTTCCTCGCCGCGCTCACCTACTACGCCGCGCTCGGCATCGAGCGGGCGCAACTCGTTCGTGAAGCCGAGCATGCCGCCGCGTTGCGCGAGGCGGACAAGATGAAGGACAACCTGCTCGCGTCGGTGTCGCACGATCTGCGTACACCGCTGACGACGATCAAAGCGCTCGCCCAGACCGCGGCACTGCGCGGCGACACCGCGGCTGCGGCAATCGAAGAGCAAGCCGATCGCCTAACGCGGTTCGTCGGTGATCTGCTCGACCTGTCACGAATGAAAGGCGATGCCTTTCGCGCGGCGCTCGACATCAATACCGCCGAGGACCTCATCGGCGCCGCGCAGCGCCAGGCGCAGGGCTTGCTCTCCGAGGGCCGCACCATTCGCACGGTCGTCGATCTGGAGAGTCCGGCACTCGTTGGGCGTTTCGATTTCACGCACGCGCTTCGCATCGTCGGCAATCTCCTCGAGAACGCGCTTCGCTACACGAAGCCGGGGGGCAGCGTGGAGCTCGGCGTGCGGCGCGACGGAGACTGGCTCGTTTTCACCGTCGCCGATCGAGGTCCAGGCATACCGGCCACCGAGACCGATCGGATCTTCGAGGCATTCAATCGCCACGCTGACGCCACGCCCGATGTCGGTCGAGCAGGTCTCGGCCTCTCGATTGCCCGTCGGCTCGCGGAGATTCAGCAAGGCTCGCTCGTGTACGAGCCGCGGCCGGGCGGAGGGAGCGTGTTCGTGCTGAGATTACCAGCGGTGGATCTCGAAGGCGCCTGA
- a CDS encoding MFS transporter translates to MAERAIAPTPPRYAWYVVGVLTLANVSGFLDRQVLSLLVPAIERDLHISDTQMSYLIGLSFSVLYTVLGLPIAWWADRANRRNVMATGVTLWSLMTMACGLASTYSRLLLARIGVGVGEATLNAPSVSLIADYFPPERVGIAMSVWSLGTFLGSGLAYFIGGWIVGLVATASSVTVPVIGAMRSWQVVFVLVGAPGLVIALLMLTVRDPRRARRASPPTARAALVPYVRANLRTFVSLGVGFALSASVNFGIAAWLATFLIRSYGWTASRAGTVQGILTMTVGVVGTLAGGRAADMLVKRGHVDAPLRVGIVGALGMLISASAYPLMPTAALAVAWLVVVNFFAAFPWGPAFAAAAEIVPAPIRTQGAALYFFVLSLVSGTLGPTAVAFFTDSVFHDPMALRYSLLIVNVIGMACTIALLAFGIPAYERTARTAQLPDGIAR, encoded by the coding sequence ATGGCCGAGCGCGCCATCGCCCCGACCCCGCCTCGTTATGCCTGGTACGTCGTCGGCGTTCTGACGCTGGCGAACGTCTCCGGCTTCCTCGATCGCCAGGTGCTGAGCCTTCTCGTGCCTGCGATCGAACGCGACCTGCACATATCGGACACGCAGATGAGCTACCTCATCGGCCTGTCCTTCTCGGTGCTCTACACCGTGCTCGGGTTGCCCATTGCGTGGTGGGCGGATCGCGCCAATCGGCGCAACGTCATGGCGACTGGTGTCACCCTGTGGAGTTTGATGACGATGGCGTGCGGTCTCGCGTCGACGTATTCGCGTCTGCTGCTCGCGCGAATTGGCGTCGGCGTCGGCGAGGCGACGCTCAACGCGCCCTCCGTGTCGCTCATCGCTGATTACTTTCCACCCGAGCGCGTCGGCATCGCGATGAGCGTATGGTCGTTAGGCACGTTTCTCGGATCGGGGCTGGCGTATTTCATCGGCGGATGGATCGTCGGGCTCGTGGCGACGGCGTCGAGCGTGACGGTGCCCGTTATCGGCGCGATGCGCTCCTGGCAGGTCGTGTTCGTGCTCGTCGGCGCGCCGGGACTCGTCATCGCGCTCCTGATGTTGACGGTTCGTGATCCGCGCCGGGCGAGACGCGCCTCGCCGCCGACGGCGCGCGCCGCGCTCGTCCCGTACGTTCGCGCGAATCTGCGCACTTTCGTCAGCCTCGGCGTCGGCTTCGCGCTCTCCGCGTCGGTGAACTTCGGCATCGCCGCCTGGCTCGCGACCTTTCTCATCCGCTCGTACGGCTGGACGGCCTCGCGCGCGGGCACGGTTCAGGGAATACTCACGATGACCGTCGGCGTGGTCGGCACGCTCGCTGGCGGGCGCGCTGCCGATATGCTCGTTAAGCGCGGCCATGTCGATGCACCGTTGCGCGTCGGGATCGTCGGCGCGCTCGGGATGCTGATCTCCGCGTCCGCGTATCCGCTCATGCCAACGGCGGCGCTCGCCGTGGCGTGGCTCGTCGTCGTGAATTTTTTTGCCGCGTTTCCGTGGGGTCCCGCTTTCGCCGCCGCGGCCGAGATCGTCCCGGCGCCGATTCGGACGCAGGGCGCAGCGCTGTACTTCTTCGTGCTGAGTCTCGTCTCGGGCACGTTAGGCCCGACTGCCGTCGCCTTCTTCACCGACAGCGTTTTTCACGACCCGATGGCGCTGCGCTACTCGCTTCTGATCGTGAACGTCATCGGTATGGCGTGCACGATCGCGTTGCTTGCGTTCGGGATCCCGGCATATGAACGCACCGCTCGGACGGCGCAGCTGCCCGACGGCATCGCTCGTTAG
- a CDS encoding phage holin family protein — protein sequence MTVAVHQNGRRSVGALLRDLAEGGVELVRAELVLARVEILEALNGVGRGAALVASGAVLALLGGLALIAGVILLVGDQWLPRDLYWLAALIVAVITGAGAAWFAGRGMSLLSPDALAPDQTVTTLRETKDDLVAAVRH from the coding sequence ATGACGGTCGCCGTGCACCAGAATGGCCGTCGCTCGGTCGGCGCTCTCCTCCGCGATCTCGCGGAGGGGGGCGTTGAGTTGGTGCGAGCTGAGCTTGTTCTCGCCCGCGTCGAGATCCTCGAAGCACTCAATGGCGTCGGACGAGGCGCAGCGCTGGTCGCCAGCGGGGCGGTGCTCGCGCTCCTTGGCGGCCTCGCACTCATCGCCGGTGTGATTCTGCTCGTCGGAGATCAATGGCTTCCACGCGACCTGTATTGGCTCGCGGCGCTCATCGTCGCCGTCATCACCGGTGCTGGCGCTGCGTGGTTCGCAGGGCGTGGGATGTCGTTGCTCTCGCCGGACGCGCTTGCACCCGACCAGACGGTGACGACGCTTCGCGAGACGAAGGACGATCTCGTAGCTGCCGTTAGGCATTGA
- a CDS encoding DUF3618 domain-containing protein, giving the protein MAETTADVRRDIEQTRERMSSTLTELEQRLNVVQIVRDHPWPALALAFGAGLALSASGTDKKAAVAAVAATKGSTTKLGAALDDIVANLMSGVHSALQDRIDGWVDDLKSAMGAPQRTTNRRPGMVATSGGYGTGPVDDFGRAQPGRAD; this is encoded by the coding sequence ATGGCTGAGACAACGGCCGACGTCCGCCGCGACATCGAACAGACTCGTGAGCGCATGTCCAGCACGCTCACCGAGCTCGAGCAGCGGCTGAACGTCGTGCAGATCGTGCGCGATCATCCGTGGCCCGCGCTCGCGCTCGCATTTGGCGCCGGACTCGCGCTGAGTGCGTCCGGGACAGACAAGAAGGCAGCCGTCGCGGCCGTCGCCGCGACGAAGGGCTCGACGACGAAGCTCGGTGCGGCCCTCGACGACATCGTGGCGAATCTGATGTCTGGCGTGCACTCCGCGCTTCAGGACCGCATCGATGGTTGGGTCGACGACCTCAAGTCCGCGATGGGCGCGCCGCAACGAACGACTAACCGTCGCCCCGGCATGGTCGCGACTTCGGGCGGATATGGAACCGGACCCGTCGACGACTTCGGAAGAGCACAGCCGGGGAGGGCAGACTAA
- a CDS encoding ABC transporter permease gives MDKFWVVAKREYLERVRSRWFVVMTLFVPVFITAIFLIPAWVTARSASSAAAVNIVILDATGTGLGHRVAAVLMRDSASTANADAAPPPQVREMSQAQLSIAEDSATHEVMRPKSIVGYLVLDDSTMSSRRILYAGRNASSIVDMDKLKSAVRQAFTGVMLEREGVKPATIALISNLSLTMPLTRIDERGRGGSGQAAIFLGIGIGVLLLMSIIFHGQNVLRGVLEEKSTRVAEVVISSIKPEMLLAGKVAGAGAVGLTQQVLWIAIAGYLMTNIAPIVLKSAGAPITGAGTAAVGASLGGLTIGLFVVVVLYFLLGFIFYASLLAAAGSMVNSEQDAQQAAMPVMYLLIGSWLFVNSVIVNPTGSIARVLSWLPFSSPIIMPMRMGLSPVGWPSIIGSLAVCALGCVGAVWLAARIYRVGMLMYGKKPSLAEVAKWVRYA, from the coding sequence ATGGATAAATTCTGGGTCGTTGCGAAGCGCGAGTACCTGGAGCGCGTGCGCTCGCGCTGGTTCGTGGTGATGACGCTGTTCGTTCCGGTGTTCATCACCGCGATATTTCTGATCCCCGCATGGGTCACGGCGCGAAGCGCCTCGAGCGCGGCAGCGGTGAACATCGTCATTCTGGATGCGACGGGAACGGGACTCGGACACCGAGTTGCGGCGGTGTTGATGCGCGACAGCGCGTCGACGGCTAACGCCGACGCAGCGCCGCCGCCGCAAGTTCGCGAAATGTCGCAGGCGCAGCTATCGATCGCCGAGGACTCGGCGACGCACGAGGTGATGCGGCCAAAGTCGATCGTCGGCTATCTCGTCCTGGACGACAGCACCATGTCGAGTCGACGAATTCTCTACGCGGGGCGGAATGCCTCGTCGATCGTGGACATGGACAAGCTCAAGAGCGCCGTCCGTCAGGCATTCACCGGCGTGATGCTCGAGCGCGAAGGGGTGAAACCGGCGACGATCGCGCTGATTAGCAACCTCTCATTGACAATGCCGCTCACGCGCATCGATGAGCGCGGACGGGGTGGATCGGGTCAGGCGGCAATCTTTCTCGGCATCGGAATCGGCGTTCTGCTGTTGATGTCGATCATCTTCCACGGCCAGAACGTGCTCCGCGGCGTGCTCGAGGAGAAATCGACGCGCGTCGCCGAAGTGGTGATCTCGAGCATCAAGCCGGAGATGCTGCTCGCAGGGAAGGTCGCGGGCGCGGGCGCGGTCGGATTGACGCAGCAGGTTCTCTGGATCGCGATCGCTGGCTACCTGATGACGAACATCGCGCCGATCGTGCTCAAGTCGGCAGGCGCCCCGATCACGGGCGCGGGCACCGCGGCGGTCGGAGCTTCGTTAGGTGGCCTGACGATCGGATTGTTCGTCGTCGTGGTGCTGTACTTCCTGCTCGGTTTCATTTTCTACGCCTCGCTCCTTGCAGCCGCGGGATCGATGGTGAACAGCGAGCAGGATGCGCAACAGGCAGCGATGCCGGTGATGTACCTGCTCATCGGGAGCTGGCTGTTCGTGAACTCCGTGATCGTGAATCCGACCGGATCGATCGCGAGGGTGCTGTCGTGGCTTCCCTTCTCGTCGCCGATCATCATGCCGATGCGCATGGGGCTGTCGCCGGTCGGCTGGCCGAGCATCATTGGTTCACTCGCCGTATGCGCGTTAGGCTGCGTCGGTGCAGTCTGGCTCGCGGCGCGGATCTACCGGGTGGGCATGTTGATGTACGGAAAAAAGCCCAGCCTCGCTGAAGTGGCAAAGTGGGTGAGATACGCGTAG
- a CDS encoding ATP-binding cassette domain-containing protein, with product MNANDLAIDIRGVSKRYEEHVAVRDLSLQVPSGSVYGLLGPNGAGKTTTIRMLLDIIAPDGGSISIFGRPNYESGLLNRVGYLPEERGLYRKMQVRRILRFLAELKGLSGEEADKRIGEWLERFALTTKERDWGNARVDELSRGMQQKVQFIATLVHDPDLVILDEPFSGLDPINAQALKDAVVELKKRGKTVVFSTHVMENAERMCDAVCIIARGEKVLDGPVTDVRTSSGRRNVALTLVPSRSGNGRVTENGVGQVLGDRRLVNRYDDNNRYFEIELAAGADAQELLHRLVAAGARIERFELVLPSLHQIFIERVGAQGVETGMSGHG from the coding sequence ATGAACGCCAACGATCTCGCCATTGATATTCGTGGCGTCTCGAAACGGTACGAGGAGCACGTCGCGGTGCGCGATCTGTCGCTCCAGGTGCCATCCGGATCCGTCTACGGGCTCCTCGGCCCGAACGGCGCCGGCAAGACGACCACCATTCGCATGCTACTCGACATCATCGCACCAGATGGAGGCTCGATCAGCATCTTCGGGCGACCCAACTACGAAAGTGGCTTGCTCAATCGCGTCGGATATCTGCCGGAGGAGCGTGGTCTCTACCGGAAAATGCAGGTGCGCCGCATCCTCCGCTTTCTCGCCGAGTTGAAGGGACTTTCGGGCGAGGAAGCGGATAAGCGCATCGGCGAATGGCTCGAGCGGTTCGCCCTTACGACCAAAGAGCGGGATTGGGGCAATGCGAGAGTAGATGAACTGTCGCGGGGAATGCAGCAGAAGGTGCAATTCATCGCGACGCTCGTGCACGACCCGGATCTCGTCATACTCGACGAACCATTCAGCGGGCTCGATCCCATCAACGCACAAGCGCTGAAGGACGCCGTGGTCGAGCTCAAAAAGCGAGGAAAGACGGTGGTCTTCAGCACGCATGTGATGGAGAACGCCGAACGCATGTGCGACGCCGTGTGTATCATCGCGCGGGGCGAGAAGGTACTCGACGGCCCCGTGACCGACGTCCGCACGAGCAGCGGCCGGCGCAACGTCGCGCTCACGCTCGTGCCGAGCCGTTCGGGAAATGGCCGCGTGACCGAGAACGGCGTCGGCCAGGTGCTCGGCGACAGACGCCTCGTCAATCGCTACGACGACAACAATCGGTATTTCGAGATCGAGCTGGCGGCGGGCGCTGACGCGCAGGAGCTCCTCCACCGCTTGGTCGCAGCCGGCGCGCGCATCGAGCGCTTCGAGCTCGTGCTGCCCTCACTTCATCAAATTTTCATCGAGCGTGTCGGCGCCCAGGGCGTCGAGACGGGGATGTCGGGACATGGATAA
- a CDS encoding extracellular solute-binding protein, with the protein MRRSCTYAVVMALACAACRERSSASSTTSSSQRDTVVVYLAASLTKPLQAALDSFAIRNNTVIQRESGASLEHARKLTELGRIPDIIALADPEVFPQLLMPKHVSWYAEFARNRMIIGYTDRSRHASEIDSTNWRRILAESGVEVGRPDPNLAPAGYRTVLMLVLAEYHYHDPGLLQRILSNTPPKNMRPDAAQLAALLQTGELDYVFDYESVAEAYGFRALHLPAAIDLGDPSLASEYARAMWRYKTPKGDTVVRRGSPILYALSVPVNAPHPAAAARLAAYLLSGDGRSMMRTAHVDALDHALFVGTGVPATIRDAAAR; encoded by the coding sequence ATGCGGAGATCTTGTACATACGCCGTTGTCATGGCGCTCGCGTGCGCTGCCTGCCGCGAGCGAAGTTCAGCATCGTCAACGACATCGTCGTCGCAACGCGATACCGTGGTCGTCTATCTGGCCGCTAGTCTCACCAAACCGCTTCAGGCGGCGTTGGATAGCTTTGCCATTCGTAACAATACGGTGATCCAGCGGGAGAGCGGCGCCTCCCTCGAACACGCCCGGAAGCTCACCGAGCTCGGCCGAATTCCGGATATCATCGCACTCGCGGACCCCGAAGTCTTTCCCCAGCTGCTCATGCCGAAGCACGTCAGCTGGTACGCTGAGTTCGCGCGCAACCGGATGATCATCGGGTACACCGATCGGTCGCGTCACGCGTCCGAGATCGATTCCACCAATTGGCGACGTATTCTCGCCGAGTCGGGAGTCGAGGTGGGACGTCCGGATCCGAATCTCGCGCCAGCTGGGTATCGCACAGTGCTGATGTTGGTGCTGGCCGAATACCATTATCACGATCCGGGACTCCTCCAGCGCATTCTCTCGAACACGCCGCCCAAGAATATGCGGCCTGACGCCGCACAGCTCGCGGCGCTTCTCCAGACCGGTGAACTGGACTACGTATTCGACTACGAATCTGTCGCCGAGGCATATGGATTCCGCGCTCTGCATTTGCCGGCGGCAATCGATCTTGGTGATCCGTCGCTCGCGAGTGAATACGCTCGCGCGATGTGGCGCTACAAGACGCCCAAGGGTGACACCGTAGTCCGCCGAGGAAGTCCGATTCTTTACGCGCTCTCGGTGCCGGTCAACGCGCCGCATCCCGCGGCAGCGGCGCGTCTTGCCGCATATCTACTTTCGGGCGACGGCCGAAGTATGATGCGCACTGCCCACGTCGACGCGCTCGATCACGCGCTATTCGTCGGCACTGGCGTGCCCGCCACCATTCGTGACGCCGCTGCCCGATAG
- a CDS encoding ABC transporter permease, giving the protein MTPLPDSASRDASGWRGALSPAATVVSGLFASLFLLFLVAPLVGLVGAGAASGVRQLFEDSELRGALLLTTLTATTATLVAIFGGTPVAYLLARRRFSGRTLVVAILDLPLIVPHPVAGIALLLVLGRASPFGTVLFQAGLRVTGSVFGIVCAMLFVAAPLYVGGAREAFMRVDRRYEAVARTLGDSSWAAFRRITLPLSFRGLTAAAIVMWARAVSEFGAIVVLTYNPKVASVLSYDRFTTLGLNGALPVAAVLVLLAIIPLVALRALRRDE; this is encoded by the coding sequence GTGACGCCGCTGCCCGATAGCGCGTCGCGCGATGCGAGCGGGTGGCGCGGAGCACTCTCGCCCGCGGCGACGGTCGTCAGTGGACTGTTCGCATCCCTCTTCCTACTCTTTCTTGTCGCACCGCTCGTCGGACTCGTCGGTGCGGGCGCGGCGTCCGGCGTTAGGCAGCTATTCGAGGATTCCGAGCTACGAGGCGCGCTGCTCCTCACGACATTGACGGCGACCACGGCGACGTTGGTCGCCATCTTCGGCGGCACACCCGTCGCATACCTGCTCGCACGGCGGCGCTTCTCGGGACGGACGCTCGTCGTCGCGATTCTCGATCTGCCCTTGATCGTGCCGCATCCGGTCGCGGGCATCGCACTGTTGCTCGTTCTGGGGCGCGCCAGCCCGTTCGGAACCGTTCTCTTCCAGGCTGGCCTCCGCGTCACGGGATCGGTGTTCGGAATCGTCTGTGCAATGCTGTTCGTTGCCGCGCCGCTGTACGTAGGCGGGGCTCGTGAGGCATTCATGCGCGTCGACCGGCGCTACGAGGCGGTCGCGCGGACGCTTGGCGACTCCTCGTGGGCCGCCTTTCGCCGCATCACATTGCCACTGTCGTTTCGCGGGCTCACCGCCGCCGCGATCGTCATGTGGGCGCGCGCCGTGAGCGAGTTCGGCGCCATCGTCGTCCTCACCTACAATCCCAAAGTTGCCAGCGTCCTGAGCTACGATCGATTCACGACACTCGGATTGAACGGCGCGCTTCCCGTTGCCGCCGTACTGGTTTTACTCGCGATCATTCCGCTGGTCGCGTTGCGTGCGCTGCGCCGGGACGAGTGA
- a CDS encoding ABC transporter ATP-binding protein → MIAVNGLTARLGDFTLDNVSFTVPRGAYGVVIGPAGAGKTTLLESIAGLVPLRSGIVRLGDADVTRLPPERRRLGLVYQHAYLFPHLTVDQNVGYGAADAALAAEMTERFGLQLVGDRDVRSLSGGERQLVALARTLARRPDVLLLDEPFGALDPRGRAAVRREVRTIYFERQFTVLHVTHDFAEVGLVGDVAVLLDRGRVLQAGEPAELFRRPATPYVASFLGSENIYAGIARPIRATSPDWTDAGDGQFAEHPLAFDTGSLTFYALGDAVPGRAHAILRAEDVTLSKEALASSVRNQFRGRVVDILAAGALSKVTVNVSGTPIIAAVTTRAVDELGLAPGQEVVASFKATAIHIC, encoded by the coding sequence ATGATCGCCGTCAACGGACTCACCGCGCGTCTTGGCGACTTCACGCTGGACAACGTGTCGTTCACGGTCCCGCGCGGTGCGTATGGCGTCGTCATTGGCCCGGCTGGCGCGGGCAAGACGACCCTGCTCGAGTCGATCGCCGGTCTCGTGCCGCTGCGATCCGGCATCGTTAGGCTCGGCGACGCTGACGTGACGCGCTTGCCCCCCGAGCGGCGCCGACTCGGTCTCGTCTATCAGCACGCGTACCTCTTTCCACATCTCACCGTCGATCAGAACGTCGGATACGGCGCCGCCGACGCCGCGCTCGCGGCCGAGATGACGGAGCGCTTCGGTCTCCAACTCGTTGGCGACCGCGACGTTCGTTCGCTGAGTGGGGGTGAGCGCCAACTCGTCGCGCTCGCTCGCACGCTCGCGCGCCGTCCGGACGTTCTGCTGCTCGACGAACCGTTCGGCGCGCTGGATCCGCGCGGCCGGGCAGCGGTCCGGCGCGAGGTCCGGACGATCTACTTCGAGCGGCAGTTCACCGTTTTGCACGTCACGCACGACTTCGCCGAAGTGGGACTCGTTGGCGATGTCGCGGTCCTTCTCGATCGAGGCCGCGTGCTGCAAGCGGGCGAGCCGGCGGAGCTCTTTCGACGTCCCGCGACACCGTACGTCGCCAGTTTTCTCGGCTCCGAGAATATCTATGCCGGCATCGCTCGGCCGATTCGCGCTACGAGCCCGGACTGGACCGATGCCGGCGACGGGCAGTTCGCAGAACATCCGCTGGCGTTCGACACGGGTTCGCTGACGTTCTACGCGTTAGGCGACGCCGTACCGGGGCGTGCGCACGCGATCCTGCGCGCCGAGGACGTCACGCTTTCCAAGGAGGCGCTCGCGTCCTCGGTGCGGAATCAGTTTCGCGGACGCGTTGTCGATATCCTGGCGGCGGGCGCATTGAGCAAAGTGACGGTCAATGTGAGTGGAACGCCGATCATTGCTGCCGTGACGACGCGCGCCGTCGACGAGCTCGGCCTGGCGCCCGGACAGGAGGTCGTCGCATCCTTCAAGGCGACCGCAATTCATATTTGTTGA